One Halobacterium wangiae genomic window, TCCGTGACATCAGCACTGGTCTCACGAGTGCGACCATTCCGGTTTACCTGGAAATCGAGAACTCCAATCCGGACCGGGAGATCCCGTCACCCACGGTTGAGTACACTGGGTTCATCAATGGCGAACAGGTCGGTTCAGACCAGAAGGTCATCCCCACCATCGAGCCCGGGGCTGCTCTGACGAAGGAGTTTGGATTCACGGTGAACTACTCGAAGTTGGGCAGTGCCGTCGTTTCGGCGATCAAAGATGGGACGTTCACGTTCAGGATTACCGGAGCGATCGAATCAGACGGTACAAGAGTCGAATTCGGGGAATCGTACGAGTACTGAAGAACGGGAGCGCTAGTGAGCGCGACATGATCATTTCCTAGGAAGTCCGCGATAACGTACGCGGCTCTCCTGTCTCGCGGTTTTTGGTTTCTGAAGTAAGGGTATGGGGCCGGAGGGCGCACAGTCGATGGTCGGGCGTTGCGACTCGGGACGGAACGGCGTTATTCTGAATCATTGTCTGAGGCGCTGAGAATGTCGAGGTCGTTCGTTTCGGGGCGTCGGCGGGCCAGTTCGTCGTCCAAATCGGCCTTATCGTAGTAGCGCCGGATCGTCTCCGGACTCGACGCCACCCGCTCCGCGACTTTGACGTAGGAGAGTCCCCGGTTCAGCTGCCAGGTGATACTCCCCGTCCGAATCGCGTGCGGGGCGCGGCTACTCGGACACTTCGACGCGTGGCTCTTCTCCGTGTAATGGCAGGTCGCGCGCTCCCGATTATGCGGGCACGCGGTCGCAACACAGGGTTGTGTCGCCTGATATGCCCACGTCTGAAGCGTCGACTCCGCCGGTCGGCCAAAACGCGTCGTCAACAGTGGCGTCCGTCCGTTTTCGTCCCGTTTCTCAGCGCGCTCTCGTTCGATGTAGAAGTCCAGGGCGTCCGCCGTCGCGTCCGTCAGCGCGACGTTTCGCTCGTGCTCGCTCCCGTCCTTCAGGCGCGTGGGTGGACGGTGACGGAACCGGATGACGCGGTCCCCGTCGTCGTAGTCGCCCAGGTCCAGCGCCCGGAAACAGGAGATTCGGCCGCCGATGTGCCACATGAGTTCGAGAACGACGTGGTGAATCGTCCCGTAGTCCCGCGTGCTCTCCCGGAAGTGCTCCAGGAGCCGGCGCGCGTCGACGGCCTCCAGGCGCTTGTCGCTCGTCTGCTCGTCCTTCGAGAGTTTCGGGAGTTCAATCCGCTCCGGGAGATCGTCGTCGACGACGTCCAGGCGGACACAGTATTTCGCGAGTTCCTGGAGGGAGACAAGCTTGCCCTTCACCGTCGCGGGGGCGTCTCCGCGCTCGTCCAGGAACCGCTCGTATTCGTCGATAATCCAGCCGTCCAGGTCGCGCATGACGTCAACGTCGTCCCGGTCGTGAGCCCACCGAACGAACTGCCGGAGGCGATTCGCGTAACTCCGAACTGTCTTGTCCGTATTCTTGTTCTGGCGCTTCGCCAGGAATCGCTCGGCGGCCTCACGGGGAGTTAGGTCGCGCTGGCGGTCGTCACTCATCGCGTATCGCCTCCCGCGGTCGCGCTCACCTCCCGGACGACCTCCGCGTTTAGGCGGTCCTCGCAATCGTCGCACGCGTTGACCTTCCCGTCGGGGTCCCGCACGACGAGTTCCCGAACGGTCGCGTCAGTACGTCCACAGCCGTCGCACTCGCGGGGGTCGGGGCTCATCCGGACACCTCCGCGGTCTCGTCGGCCAGCTGCTGGCCGCCGTCGGTCAGCCCGTAGAAGCGGCCCTTCGAGCGCTCCTCGGGGACGAGCAGTTCGACCACGTCGCGCTCGCGGAGTTCTCCGAGCGTCCGGGAGACGTGCGTGACCGCGAGGTCGGCCCGGTCACTGATCGTCGTCGGCGTCGCCGGCCCGCCGACGTCGAGGGCGGCGACCACGGCACACCGGTATTCGGAGGCCGCGACGAACCCGAGGGCGTCCCAGTCGACGCCGCCCTCGAACGCCCCTACCCGGGCCACGTTCAGAACGAGGCCGACTCGAAGTGGCCCATCGTCTTCTCGATGCTCGTCGAACAGCAACAGGAGATCGCGAAACTCCGCGGCGAACTCGTCGAAGCCCGCCAGAACGGGGAGCCATCGGCTTCGGAGTCGGAGGCGCGGGCATAAGTTGAATTCCAGGACTTTGGTGATGCCTGGTTGCTGATCTAAGGCGGGGCCAGTTCTATCGCCAGACGAAGAATCGCTAAAACGAGGTAAACCTGAGAGAGGAGTCGAGGTTGGCTTACTTAGGTCGGAGACAGAGGATAGAGACTACTGTGAGTTCTCCTCGATGACCATCTGATTCAATTCGTCCGCGAACCGGTCGATTTTCCGGAGGTGACGAACGAGATAGTGCTGACGATCGCCAACGTCAAGAGTGATATTCCCTAGACCGAAAAGGCGGAGATAGAACGGGCGGTGGGTCCGCAGGGATTTCACCTTCTGAAGCGGGAGGCGGTTCGTGTTCGAACCGAGGAACCGGGTCTCAATTACGAGCTGTTCGTCGGTGAGATGGTAGCTCGTAAGCGTGTTCTTCCAATACGTCCACAGGCCGGTAGTGAACAGTGACCCGCCAGCGAAGAGGGAGACGGTCGGATAGACGTAGGGGACACGGGTGTAGAATAACCAGTATGCTGCAAGCGCGAGGA contains:
- a CDS encoding tyrosine-type recombinase/integrase, with the translated sequence MSDDRQRDLTPREAAERFLAKRQNKNTDKTVRSYANRLRQFVRWAHDRDDVDVMRDLDGWIIDEYERFLDERGDAPATVKGKLVSLQELAKYCVRLDVVDDDLPERIELPKLSKDEQTSDKRLEAVDARRLLEHFRESTRDYGTIHHVVLELMWHIGGRISCFRALDLGDYDDGDRVIRFRHRPPTRLKDGSEHERNVALTDATADALDFYIERERAEKRDENGRTPLLTTRFGRPAESTLQTWAYQATQPCVATACPHNRERATCHYTEKSHASKCPSSRAPHAIRTGSITWQLNRGLSYVKVAERVASSPETIRRYYDKADLDDELARRRPETNDLDILSASDNDSE
- a CDS encoding winged helix-turn-helix domain-containing protein; its protein translation is MARVGAFEGGVDWDALGFVAASEYRCAVVAALDVGGPATPTTISDRADLAVTHVSRTLGELRERDVVELLVPEERSKGRFYGLTDGGQQLADETAEVSG
- a CDS encoding PH domain-containing protein, which translates into the protein MTRGMPAVWSSIVASPFVAFGLAGHTGTLSTAVPNQIAATALTVGVGIFLIGCYVHVVGADEFRTGTFENHIESDHPVTPFARAKSVVGLFFLALAAYWLFYTRVPYVYPTVSLFAGGSLFTTGLWTYWKNTLTSYHLTDEQLVIETRFLGSNTNRLPLQKVKSLRTHRPFYLRLFGLGNITLDVGDRQHYLVRHLRKIDRFADELNQMVIEENSQ